A window of the Helianthus annuus cultivar XRQ/B chromosome 4, HanXRQr2.0-SUNRISE, whole genome shotgun sequence genome harbors these coding sequences:
- the LOC110929608 gene encoding uncharacterized protein LOC110929608, giving the protein MEKKHGFFTTLKEEVVRGLSPGRSRHRSPKPARSRSGSPNSGLLRRRKGHHNHHSGQPEPGLSRSGSLRPLEALSPLREGPDPNESPVDVAGDSSAVERWGHWMKGQLCRAPGSGSGSGSGSGSGAYQRSDLRLLLGVLGAPLAPVHVSNLEPFPHLSIKDTPIETSSAQYILQQYMAASGGQKLQNSIHNAYAMGKVKMLAFDIETATKVIKNRNSSKTAESGGFVLWQMNPDMWYVELALGASKVHAGCNGRLVWRHTPWLGAHAAKGPVRPLRRALQGLDPRTTASMFTNARCTGEKKINDEDCFILKLCADPHTLKARSEGPAEIIRHVLFGYFSQKTGLLVHLEDSHLTRIQTNGGDAVYWETTINSFLDDYRPVEGIMIAHSGRSVVTLFRFGETAMSHTKTRMEEAWTIEEVAFNVPGLSIDCFIPPAELRFGNVSEACEFQEDRVKTAAMAAAAYRAKVVALERSRDGTGNSVSLRRDV; this is encoded by the exons ATGGAGAAAAAACATGGCTTTTTCACAACATTGAAGGAGGAAGTCGTACGAGGTTTATCTCCTGGAAGATCACGTCACCGGAGTCCAAAACCGGCTCGGAGCCGAAGTGGGTCGCCGAATTCGGGTCTGTTAAGGAGAAGAAAAGGTCACCATAACCATCAttcgggtcaacccgaacccggGTTGTCAAGATCCGGGAGTTTGAGACCGCTGGAAGCTTTGTCTCCGCTCCGAGAGGGTCCGGATCCGAATGAAAGTCCGGTGGATGTTGCCGGAGATTCGTCGGCGGTGGAGAGATGGGGGCACTGGATGAAGGGTCAGTTGTGTCGTGCTCCTGGTtctgggtcgggttcgggttccgGGTCGGGTTCTGGGGCGTATCAGCGGTCGGATCTGAGGTTGTTGCTTGGTGTCTTGGGTGCGCCGCTTGCTCCGGTGCATGTTAGCAACTTGGAGCCTTTTCCTCACCTCAGTATTAAAGATACTCCCATT GAAACTTCATCAGCACAGTACATACTGCAGCAATACATGGCGGCATCTGGCGGTCAAAAGCTACAGAACTCTATTCACAACGCGTATGCCATGGGGAAAGTGAAGATGTTGGCGTTTGATATAGAGACGGCTACGAAGGTGATAAAGAATAGAAATTCATCAAAAACCGCGGAGTCTGGTGGTTTTGTGCTGTGGCAGATGAACCCTGATATGTGGTATGTTGAGCTTGCACTTGGTGCAAGCAAGGTTCATGCTGGTTGCAATGGGCGGCTCGTGTGGCGGCACACACCTTGGCTTGGTGCACATGCTGCTAAAGGGCCTGTTAGACCCTTGCGTCGCGCACTTCAG GGCCTCGATCCACGAACGACCGCAAGCATGTTCACAAACGCAAGATGTACGGGCGAGAAGAAGATCAACGATGAAGATTGTTTCATCCTCAAACTCTGTGCTGACCCGCATACATTAAAAGCCAGAAGCGAGGGGCCCGCAGAGATTATTCGACACGTTCTATTCGGTTACTTCAGCCAGAAGACCGGCCTCCTAGTCCACCTAGAAGACTCTCATCTAACCCGCATTCAAACCAACGGTGGAGATGCTGTTTACTGGGAGACCACAATCAACTCATTTCTCGACGATTACCGGCCCGTTGAAGGGATCATGATTGCACACTCGGGTCGGTCCGTCGTAACCCTGTTCAGGTTCGGTGAAACCGCTATGAGCCACACAAAAACCCGCATGGAAGAGGCGTGGACTATTGAAGAAGTTGCGTTTAACGTCCCTGGACTTTCAATCGATTGCTTTATTCCACCTGCCGAGTTACGGTTCGGGAATGTGAGCGAAGCGTGCGAATTTCAAGAAGATCGTGTCAAAACCGCTGCCATGGCTGCCGCTGCTTATCGGGCTAAAGTTGTGGCATTAGAAAGATCACGCGATGGGACCGGTAATAGCGTGTCGTTAAGGAGGGATGTTTGA